From Chryseobacterium wanjuense, one genomic window encodes:
- a CDS encoding reprolysin-like metallopeptidase, producing the protein MKKLITTLFCSFLGGALFAQWAPTTFAGGTDKTSHIRSYYKLDLNKIRQQLKDAQETGKNAKPVEISLPTLDGRIEKFAVYSFPVMAKDLADQYQLGSYVGVGIDDPSKYLRFSVAPNDFQSMIIKNGAYEFIEPVDANKTTYGVHPKTNKGNGDFTCSTTESKVSKDEMKKLYEMGKSFTNQPTNFAKNSDKKYRTMRLAMSVTGEYTQYFGGTVAGALTAINATMTRVNGVFEKDFALHLNMQNYPAIIYTNPSTDPYSPASQMGNWNLQLQQTLTTNVGDANYDIGHLFGASGGGGNAGCIGCVCIAPTTADPEGKGSGYTSPADAIPQGDNFDIDYVAHEMGHQLGANHTFSQNIEGTGVNMEPGSGSTIMGYAGIVPGANVQMHSDAYFHVASIEQVQTNLMSKTCDVETTITNNPPVIGALSNYTIPKGTAFVLTGTATDPENDPMTYTWEEYDSATSPVTTVTGNNTTGALFRSWTPTATGNTRYFPKLSSVLAGNLTVPADWETVSNVARPTNFKLTVRDNNPVTTSQQTQSGLVTVTVSNDGPFKVNTPNAPHTVPATIQWTVANTAAAPYNAANVKVDYTTDNGTTWTVLSASTPNDGTENFTFPAALSGQTIKLRISSIGNVFYAVKPIAIYTMTPCDGSAPTGVTTSNITQNTVDVNWMLVSGATYIIRYKKLTDTTWQQTTSTTNSITLSGLEDSTTYEVQVAAVCSGTPGAYSASSNFTTQGMAYCTLASVDSNYEYISNVTLANVNNNSMASTYTNYTTDPTKVVNLVKNSTNNVVSVSKSWVSTLYDEAVRVWIDFNKNGTFDASELVMDSPLSKTTPVTATFTVPSTAVVNKVLRMRVAMSDSASPPTCGTFQYGEVEDYNVMISDVLATNDLNGPKNDIQLYPNPVSDILNVTKVSDKAAYKIYSAAGQLVESGTINGGKINVSALIKGGYVITIEDKGRDLFKSKFIKK; encoded by the coding sequence ATGAAAAAACTTATTACAACTTTATTCTGCAGCTTTTTAGGAGGTGCCCTGTTTGCGCAATGGGCTCCGACTACATTTGCTGGGGGAACGGACAAAACTTCTCATATAAGAAGTTATTATAAGCTGGATCTTAATAAGATCAGACAACAGCTTAAAGATGCTCAGGAAACAGGAAAAAATGCAAAGCCAGTAGAAATTTCTTTACCTACTTTGGATGGTAGAATTGAAAAATTTGCAGTGTACAGCTTTCCTGTAATGGCTAAAGATCTTGCAGACCAATATCAATTAGGGTCATATGTAGGAGTAGGGATTGATGATCCTTCGAAATACTTGAGATTTTCAGTAGCTCCGAACGATTTCCAGTCTATGATCATCAAAAATGGGGCGTATGAATTTATAGAACCGGTTGATGCCAATAAAACAACGTATGGAGTACATCCTAAAACGAATAAAGGCAACGGAGATTTCACATGCTCTACTACTGAAAGTAAAGTATCAAAAGATGAAATGAAGAAGCTTTACGAGATGGGGAAATCCTTTACCAACCAGCCAACAAATTTTGCTAAAAATTCTGATAAGAAATACAGAACGATGAGACTGGCAATGTCTGTAACAGGAGAATATACCCAATATTTCGGAGGTACGGTTGCTGGGGCGCTTACGGCAATTAATGCTACGATGACCAGAGTAAATGGTGTTTTCGAAAAAGATTTTGCTTTACACTTAAATATGCAGAATTATCCGGCTATCATATATACTAATCCTTCAACCGATCCTTATTCACCTGCATCACAAATGGGCAACTGGAATTTGCAGTTACAGCAAACGTTGACAACAAACGTAGGAGATGCCAATTACGACATTGGTCACTTATTCGGAGCTTCCGGAGGTGGAGGTAATGCGGGGTGTATCGGTTGTGTATGTATAGCTCCAACAACAGCAGATCCTGAAGGAAAAGGATCAGGATATACTTCTCCTGCAGATGCAATTCCGCAGGGAGATAATTTCGATATTGATTATGTGGCTCACGAAATGGGTCACCAGTTAGGAGCCAATCATACATTTTCACAAAATATAGAAGGAACAGGGGTAAATATGGAGCCAGGTTCCGGATCTACGATTATGGGATATGCAGGTATTGTTCCGGGAGCAAACGTTCAGATGCACTCAGATGCATACTTCCATGTGGCAAGTATCGAGCAGGTTCAGACTAATTTAATGAGTAAAACTTGTGATGTTGAAACTACAATTACAAACAATCCTCCGGTAATAGGTGCACTTTCAAATTATACAATTCCAAAAGGAACGGCATTTGTTTTAACGGGAACAGCAACTGATCCTGAAAATGATCCGATGACGTATACATGGGAAGAATATGATAGCGCTACTTCCCCGGTAACAACCGTTACAGGAAACAATACAACAGGAGCATTATTCAGATCCTGGACTCCGACAGCAACAGGTAATACAAGATATTTTCCTAAATTATCATCAGTTTTAGCAGGTAACCTTACTGTTCCTGCAGATTGGGAAACAGTATCTAATGTTGCCCGACCTACAAACTTTAAATTAACGGTAAGAGACAACAATCCTGTTACTACTTCTCAACAAACACAAAGTGGTCTGGTGACTGTTACAGTATCGAATGATGGACCATTTAAAGTAAATACACCTAATGCTCCTCATACAGTACCTGCAACAATTCAATGGACTGTAGCCAATACAGCAGCAGCACCATACAACGCAGCTAATGTTAAAGTCGATTATACAACAGATAACGGAACAACGTGGACAGTATTGTCGGCTTCAACTCCAAATGACGGGACAGAAAATTTTACTTTCCCTGCAGCTTTAAGTGGACAGACGATAAAATTGAGAATTTCTTCGATAGGAAATGTATTTTATGCAGTAAAGCCAATTGCTATTTATACGATGACTCCATGTGATGGTTCGGCACCTACAGGAGTAACGACAAGTAATATTACACAAAATACAGTAGATGTAAACTGGATGCTAGTCTCAGGAGCTACTTATATTATCCGTTATAAAAAGCTTACCGACACAACTTGGCAACAAACCACCTCTACAACTAATAGTATAACGTTGTCAGGTCTTGAAGACAGTACAACTTATGAAGTTCAGGTAGCAGCAGTTTGTTCAGGAACTCCGGGAGCTTATTCAGCTTCTTCAAACTTTACAACACAGGGGATGGCCTATTGTACATTAGCATCTGTAGATTCGAATTATGAATATATTTCAAATGTAACGCTGGCAAATGTTAATAATAATTCCATGGCGAGTACATATACCAACTATACGACAGACCCTACTAAAGTGGTGAATCTAGTGAAAAATTCAACAAATAACGTAGTATCTGTTTCTAAGTCATGGGTGAGTACTCTATATGATGAAGCGGTAAGAGTATGGATAGACTTTAATAAAAACGGAACTTTTGATGCTTCTGAATTAGTAATGGATTCTCCATTAAGTAAAACCACCCCGGTTACGGCCACCTTTACAGTCCCTTCTACAGCTGTTGTAAATAAAGTATTAAGAATGAGAGTGGCAATGAGTGATTCAGCGTCGCCACCTACATGCGGAACTTTTCAGTATGGTGAGGTTGAAGATTATAATGTAATGATCTCCGATGTATTGGCAACAAATGATCTGAATGGTCCTAAAAATGACATCCAACTATATCCAAACCCTGTTTCAGATATCTTGAATGTAACTAAAGTTTCTGATAAAGCAGCTTATAAAATTTACAGTGCTGCAGGTCAATTGGTTGAAAGCGGAACTATTAATGGTGGAAAAATTAACGTTTCAGCCTTAATAAAAGGAGGTTATGTGATTACCATTGAAGATAAAGGAAGAGATTTATTTAAATCTAAGTTTATCAAAAAATAA
- a CDS encoding reprolysin-like metallopeptidase, whose amino-acid sequence MKKFFTSFFSLCVLGAVSAQWSPTAFKGEKLRKEANIKAYYSLDISALRSQLANAQETGKGAKAVEISLPTMDGKVEKFAVYSLPVMAKDLADQYQLGSYVGVGIDDPSKYLRFSVAPNDFQSMIIKGGEYEFIEPANTAKTVYGVHPKTNKVAGGFLCSMNESALSKQQMDALYAKGKTFTNQPTNFAKSSDQKYRTMRLAMSVTGEYTQYFGGTVAGALTAINATMTRVNGVFEKDFALHLNLQSFPGVIYTNPATDPYSPAATGAAGAWNLELQNTLTTNVGNANYDIGHLFGASGGGGNAGCIGCVCTDPTTAEPEGKGSGYTSPADAIPEGDNFDIDYVAHEMGHQLGANHTFSHNIEGTGVNMEPGSGSTIMGYAGIVPGANVQMHSDAYFHVASILQVEDNLSTTTCDVETNIINNPPVIGALTDYTIPKGTAFVLTATATDPENDPMTYTWEQFDSASTSVTTVTGNNTTGALFRSWTPTATGNTRYFPKLSSVLAGNLTVPADWETVSNVARATNFVLTVRDNNPVATSQQTQSDIVTVTVGSQGPFKVNTSQVYHNTPSTVAWDVAGTTAAPYNVANVKIDYTTDNGTTWTVLSASTPNDGSENFTFPVALNGQNIKLRVSAIGNIFYAVKSILVTAAAPCNGTAPTNVTFTNITSSSAVVNWNTILNATYIIRYKKSTETAWQQTTSTTNSVTLNTLEEGVRYDVQVAAVCSGTPGAYSANSQFITLSSVSYCTLTSSDPSEEYISNVTLANVNNTSGSSTYTDYGPDPAKLINLISGSTNNNVSVTKTWPADIYPEGVRVWIDFDRNGTFDTAEMVLNSAAGTTPTVSATFTVPVTAVQNKTLKMRVALRYNTVPAACTSYTYGEVEDYNVMVTPTALATNDLNTPENAIQLYPNPVSDILNVTKVSDKAAYKIYSAAGQLVESGTINGGKINVSALIKGGYVITIEDKGRDLFKSKFIKK is encoded by the coding sequence ATGAAGAAATTTTTTACTTCTTTCTTTTCTCTTTGTGTGTTGGGTGCAGTGAGTGCACAATGGTCGCCAACGGCATTTAAAGGAGAGAAATTAAGAAAAGAGGCTAATATCAAAGCCTATTATTCATTGGATATTTCAGCACTAAGATCTCAATTGGCCAATGCTCAGGAGACCGGAAAAGGTGCGAAAGCAGTTGAAATTTCTTTACCGACAATGGATGGTAAAGTTGAAAAATTTGCAGTTTACAGTTTACCTGTAATGGCAAAAGATCTTGCAGATCAATACCAATTAGGGTCATATGTAGGTGTCGGAATTGATGATCCTTCAAAATATTTGAGATTCTCTGTAGCACCGAACGATTTCCAGTCTATGATTATCAAAGGCGGGGAATATGAATTTATTGAGCCGGCCAATACCGCTAAAACAGTTTACGGAGTGCATCCTAAAACAAACAAAGTAGCAGGAGGTTTCCTTTGCAGCATGAATGAAAGTGCATTGTCTAAACAACAAATGGATGCCTTATATGCAAAAGGTAAAACTTTTACGAATCAGCCTACAAATTTTGCTAAAAGTTCTGATCAGAAATACAGAACGATGAGACTGGCAATGTCTGTAACTGGAGAATATACCCAATATTTTGGAGGTACAGTAGCAGGAGCCCTTACGGCAATTAATGCTACAATGACCAGAGTAAACGGAGTTTTCGAAAAAGACTTTGCTTTACACTTAAATCTACAGAGTTTCCCGGGGGTAATTTATACCAACCCGGCCACTGACCCTTATTCTCCAGCAGCAACAGGTGCAGCAGGTGCATGGAACTTAGAACTCCAAAATACATTAACTACCAATGTAGGAAATGCTAACTACGACATTGGTCACTTATTCGGAGCTTCCGGAGGTGGAGGTAACGCAGGATGTATTGGCTGTGTATGTACAGACCCTACAACTGCGGAACCGGAAGGGAAAGGATCAGGATATACTTCTCCTGCAGACGCAATTCCGGAGGGAGATAATTTTGATATCGATTATGTTGCTCACGAAATGGGTCACCAGTTAGGAGCTAATCACACATTCTCACATAATATTGAAGGAACAGGGGTAAATATGGAACCAGGTTCCGGATCTACCATTATGGGCTACGCAGGTATTGTTCCCGGAGCAAACGTTCAGATGCACTCAGATGCATATTTCCATGTAGCAAGTATTTTACAGGTTGAAGATAATCTTTCAACTACAACTTGTGATGTTGAAACAAACATTATTAATAACCCTCCTGTGATCGGAGCTCTTACAGATTATACAATTCCAAAAGGAACAGCTTTTGTTTTAACAGCAACAGCTACTGACCCTGAAAATGACCCAATGACGTATACTTGGGAACAGTTTGACAGTGCAAGTACTTCGGTAACAACTGTTACAGGAAACAATACAACAGGAGCATTATTCAGATCTTGGACTCCAACAGCTACGGGTAATACAAGATATTTCCCTAAGTTATCATCAGTATTAGCAGGTAACCTTACCGTTCCGGCAGATTGGGAGACAGTATCGAACGTAGCGAGAGCAACCAACTTTGTTTTAACAGTAAGAGATAATAATCCTGTTGCAACTTCTCAGCAGACTCAAAGTGATATCGTAACGGTTACGGTAGGTAGTCAAGGACCATTTAAAGTAAACACTTCTCAAGTATACCATAACACACCGTCAACTGTAGCATGGGATGTAGCAGGTACTACTGCAGCACCATACAATGTTGCCAATGTTAAAATCGATTATACAACAGATAACGGAACAACATGGACAGTTCTTTCTGCTTCTACTCCAAATGATGGGTCAGAAAACTTTACTTTCCCGGTTGCTCTAAATGGACAAAATATTAAACTAAGAGTTTCGGCGATCGGAAATATTTTCTACGCTGTAAAATCAATTTTAGTAACAGCCGCTGCTCCTTGTAACGGAACTGCTCCTACAAACGTAACATTTACAAATATCACATCTTCGTCAGCAGTTGTAAACTGGAATACGATTTTAAATGCTACTTATATTATCAGATATAAAAAATCTACGGAAACAGCTTGGCAACAAACGACTTCCACTACAAATTCAGTTACATTAAATACTTTGGAAGAAGGAGTTAGATACGATGTTCAGGTAGCGGCGGTTTGTTCAGGAACTCCTGGAGCTTATTCTGCAAACAGCCAGTTTATTACACTGTCGTCTGTTTCTTATTGTACATTGACGTCTTCTGATCCTTCTGAAGAGTATATCTCCAATGTTACATTAGCCAATGTTAATAATACTTCAGGTTCTAGTACTTATACGGATTATGGACCGGATCCTGCAAAATTGATAAATCTTATAAGCGGATCTACCAATAACAATGTTTCTGTAACTAAAACTTGGCCGGCTGATATTTATCCGGAAGGGGTAAGAGTTTGGATCGATTTTGACAGAAACGGAACTTTTGATACAGCTGAAATGGTATTGAATTCTGCAGCTGGCACAACACCAACAGTAAGTGCAACATTTACAGTTCCTGTAACAGCAGTACAGAATAAAACTCTTAAAATGAGAGTGGCACTGAGATATAATACTGTACCTGCTGCTTGTACATCTTATACATATGGAGAAGTGGAAGATTATAATGTGATGGTTACACCTACTGCATTAGCTACAAATGATCTTAATACTCCTGAAAATGCAATTCAATTATATCCAAACCCTGTTTCAGATATCCTGAATGTAACTAAAGTTTCTGATAAAGCAGCTTATAAAATTTACAGTGCTGCAGGTCAATTGGTTGAAAGCGGAACTATTAATGGTGGAAAAATTAATGTTTCAGCCTTAATAAAAGGAGGTTATGTGATTACCATTGAAGATAAAGGAAGAGATTTATTTAAATCTAAGTTTATTAAAAAATAA